One region of Mycolicibacterium rhodesiae NBB3 genomic DNA includes:
- a CDS encoding SGNH/GDSL hydrolase family protein translates to MTKARLRIFSALLVLSLGGTTAAAIVDHNGAAEGAQPAPPASAMPSPHAQRQDNRPPLLVIGDSFVAGAGVAYEGETYPALLADATDMRLMVDGQGGTGFINDARGTGNGHTSKLIDRLAADGEKFPDASLVVIDAGRNDLRFPIDQVGDAASEYLNHARAQWPTADIVVVVPTFITPDAFERYEDVRNRLENSAAKIGAIVIDPIAEGWYDNVDVSTLLAADRVHPNSEGALRIADRMEKSLRSLGLVRSAA, encoded by the coding sequence ATGACCAAGGCTCGCTTGCGAATTTTTTCTGCGTTGCTTGTTCTGTCGCTCGGTGGCACGACCGCAGCCGCGATCGTCGACCACAACGGCGCGGCAGAGGGCGCGCAACCGGCGCCCCCCGCATCGGCGATGCCCAGTCCGCATGCACAGCGGCAGGACAACCGGCCGCCGCTTCTGGTCATCGGCGACAGCTTCGTCGCAGGCGCGGGGGTGGCCTACGAGGGAGAGACCTACCCTGCACTCCTGGCTGACGCCACCGATATGCGGCTGATGGTCGACGGCCAAGGTGGCACCGGTTTCATCAACGATGCGCGTGGCACCGGCAACGGCCACACCTCGAAACTGATCGACCGACTCGCCGCCGACGGAGAGAAGTTTCCCGACGCCTCACTTGTGGTGATCGATGCCGGCAGGAATGACCTCCGGTTCCCGATCGATCAGGTGGGAGACGCGGCATCCGAGTACCTGAATCACGCCAGGGCTCAGTGGCCGACGGCCGACATCGTCGTCGTCGTGCCGACATTCATTACGCCGGACGCGTTCGAACGCTATGAGGACGTCCGAAACCGTCTCGAGAACAGTGCGGCGAAGATCGGTGCCATCGTGATCGATCCCATCGCCGAGGGCTGGTATGACAACGTGGACGTCTCAACTCTTCTGGCCGCTGACCGCGTGCATCCGAACTCCGAAGGCGCGCTCCGCATCGCCGACCGGATGGAGAAATCACTGCGTTCGCTTGGCTTGGTCCGATCAGCGGCGTAA
- a CDS encoding cupredoxin domain-containing protein — translation MKKILVLCATACLAAAIAACGSESSYTTSEGDTGTATATASPETTGAAEPAGPTITMVGMSFGDPITVAPGAKITVKNDDSAEHSVTSRTEGIFDVHVDAGEQGTLTAPSKPGEYAFYCVYHPSMKGTLIVK, via the coding sequence ATGAAGAAGATCTTGGTGTTGTGCGCTACTGCATGTCTGGCCGCTGCGATCGCCGCCTGCGGCAGCGAATCCAGTTACACCACCTCCGAAGGCGACACCGGCACCGCGACCGCGACCGCGAGCCCCGAAACGACCGGTGCCGCGGAGCCCGCCGGCCCCACGATCACGATGGTGGGCATGAGCTTCGGTGACCCCATCACCGTCGCGCCCGGGGCGAAGATCACCGTGAAAAACGACGACTCCGCGGAGCACTCGGTGACGTCGCGGACCGAGGGCATCTTCGACGTCCACGTCGACGCGGGTGAACAAGGCACTCTCACCGCTCCCTCGAAGCCGGGCGAGTACGCCTTCTATTGCGTCTATCACCCATCCATGAAGGGCACTCTGATCGTCAAGTGA
- a CDS encoding sugar transferase → MSSSLDSFEGTAALRRKVDLVRPLEQSVPPTKAAVDMPSGVFERSTWQRRYAATLAVSDFVVVSAAVLLSQYVRFGPTWTPPDYPQYYVPAYSALFIAGWLCVLAAFRSRSPRIIGTGVEEYRRVVSASLSTFGVIAIISLLLKLDIARGYLALALPVGAVGLVLTRWAWHRSIIRQRSKGRCRTAVLAFGELDAVEHLVSELTQNESDGYQVVGVAVPGYGPSRGEHVTIDGHVIPVVGDEAEMLRAIRTHGADTVAIAGTEHFGVRGIRRLIWDLEPMGVDLVVSTGVMDVALSRLVMRPTAGLPLLQIEGPQYRGSKKLQKRAFDLCFAFAVLVLTSPVLLAIAVAIKLDSRGSVFYTSERIGIDGRPFSMVKFRTMVADADRQLLSLLASNESDGVLFKMKEDPRITRVGSFLRRYSLDELPQFINVLLDDMSVVGPRPPLRREVESYDCDVLRRLLVKPGVTGLWQVSGRSDLSWNQAVRLDLSYVDNWSMIGDLLLIAKTVGAVAQKKGAY, encoded by the coding sequence ATGAGCAGCTCGCTGGATTCGTTCGAGGGCACTGCCGCCCTGCGTCGCAAGGTCGATCTCGTCCGGCCACTCGAGCAGTCCGTCCCGCCCACCAAAGCGGCGGTGGACATGCCGAGCGGTGTCTTCGAGCGGTCGACCTGGCAGCGCCGGTACGCCGCCACGCTGGCTGTCAGCGACTTCGTCGTGGTGTCAGCGGCTGTGCTGCTCAGCCAGTACGTGAGGTTCGGTCCCACCTGGACGCCGCCCGACTATCCGCAGTACTACGTCCCGGCCTACTCCGCGTTGTTCATCGCCGGCTGGCTGTGCGTGCTGGCGGCGTTTCGCTCGCGGTCTCCGAGGATCATCGGCACCGGAGTCGAGGAGTACCGGCGCGTCGTCTCTGCGTCGCTGAGCACGTTCGGCGTCATCGCCATCATCTCGCTGCTCCTCAAGCTCGACATCGCACGTGGATACCTCGCCCTTGCGCTGCCCGTCGGAGCGGTCGGATTGGTGCTCACCAGGTGGGCATGGCACCGCTCCATCATTCGGCAACGTTCGAAGGGACGTTGCCGGACAGCGGTTCTGGCTTTCGGTGAGCTCGATGCCGTCGAGCACCTGGTCTCAGAACTGACACAGAACGAATCCGACGGGTATCAGGTTGTCGGCGTCGCGGTCCCCGGATACGGACCGTCCCGCGGCGAGCACGTCACCATCGACGGACATGTGATCCCGGTGGTCGGCGACGAAGCCGAAATGCTGCGTGCGATCCGTACCCATGGCGCCGATACGGTGGCGATCGCCGGGACCGAGCATTTCGGCGTTCGCGGAATCCGGCGACTGATCTGGGATCTCGAGCCGATGGGTGTTGACCTGGTGGTCTCGACCGGGGTCATGGATGTCGCTCTGTCCAGGTTGGTGATGCGTCCGACCGCGGGGCTTCCGCTGCTCCAGATCGAGGGACCTCAGTACCGAGGCTCCAAGAAGCTGCAGAAAAGGGCGTTCGATCTCTGCTTTGCATTTGCCGTGCTCGTTCTGACATCGCCAGTGCTGCTTGCGATTGCGGTCGCGATCAAGCTGGACAGTCGAGGTTCGGTCTTCTACACATCCGAACGAATCGGCATCGACGGCCGGCCGTTCTCGATGGTCAAGTTCCGGACAATGGTCGCCGATGCCGACCGTCAACTCTTGAGCCTGTTGGCATCCAATGAGAGCGACGGTGTGCTCTTCAAGATGAAAGAGGACCCTCGGATCACCAGGGTCGGCTCGTTCCTGCGTCGCTACAGCCTTGACGAGCTGCCACAGTTCATCAACGTCCTGCTCGACGACATGAGCGTCGTCGGTCCGCGGCCACCGTTGCGTCGCGAAGTCGAGTCCTACGACTGTGACGTACTGCGCCGGTTGCTCGTCAAACCCGGCGTCACCGGTCTCTGGCAGGTCAGCGGGCGCTCCGATCTGTCGTGGAACCAGGCGGTCCGGCTGGACCTGTCGTACGTGGACAACTGGTCGATGATCGGGGACCTGTTGCTCATCGCCAAGACGGTAGGCGCGGTCGCGCAGAAGAAGGGTGCGTACTGA
- a CDS encoding YveK family protein — MDFRRYLDFLRGQWEWIAIATTAGGVIAMILALTATPKFAATAELFLATPGYSGVASIDTADNSPFQADAFSQQRARSYVELATRQDLARRVVDNLQLPMSPADLSSAVSARVRPDTVLIAVTVKASSPVDAQNLANAVTIQLADDIRRLETPAGMRIPNVDPVITQPAEAPNRPTDPNIAVYALLGISIGFLVGVTGAVVGQRRRFITDARTVEAVGGLPVLGVVEDSGERGLDWSLAALSIEHALPVERPVILAVTEANEDAGESAAATIELTAALACFPDIIVVDASRALERIDDVSYGLRDEVDQVLVVVVTGRMRQSELRAAVERLRAHDLSILGAVLAPPARLTNSYVNQKFSVSSKRRVAE; from the coding sequence ATGGATTTCCGAAGATATCTCGATTTCTTGCGCGGTCAATGGGAGTGGATCGCGATCGCGACCACTGCCGGTGGCGTTATCGCGATGATCTTGGCGCTGACGGCCACCCCTAAGTTCGCCGCCACCGCCGAACTGTTCCTTGCCACTCCGGGGTACAGCGGCGTCGCCTCCATCGACACCGCTGACAACAGCCCGTTCCAGGCCGACGCGTTCTCACAGCAGCGCGCCAGAAGTTACGTCGAGCTGGCGACCAGACAGGATCTGGCGCGCCGGGTGGTGGACAATCTCCAACTCCCGATGAGCCCGGCGGACTTGTCGTCCGCGGTCTCAGCGCGGGTCCGGCCTGATACGGTGCTCATCGCGGTCACGGTCAAAGCGTCGTCGCCGGTCGACGCGCAGAACCTGGCGAACGCGGTGACAATTCAACTCGCAGACGATATCCGGCGACTGGAAACCCCTGCTGGAATGCGAATTCCGAACGTGGATCCGGTGATTACACAGCCCGCAGAAGCCCCGAACCGCCCCACCGACCCCAATATCGCCGTCTACGCGTTGCTCGGGATCTCGATCGGTTTTCTCGTCGGCGTGACCGGAGCCGTGGTCGGGCAACGCCGACGATTCATCACGGATGCGCGAACGGTGGAAGCCGTCGGTGGCCTACCTGTGCTGGGAGTAGTCGAGGACAGCGGCGAGCGCGGACTGGACTGGAGCCTTGCCGCATTGTCGATCGAGCATGCGCTGCCCGTTGAGCGACCCGTCATCCTCGCTGTGACCGAGGCGAACGAGGACGCCGGCGAATCGGCGGCGGCGACCATTGAACTGACCGCGGCGCTGGCATGCTTCCCCGACATCATCGTGGTCGACGCGTCGAGGGCGCTGGAGCGCATCGACGATGTCAGCTACGGGCTGCGCGATGAGGTGGACCAGGTGCTCGTAGTCGTTGTGACCGGGCGTATGCGGCAGTCCGAACTACGTGCCGCGGTCGAACGTCTCAGGGCGCACGATCTCTCGATCCTCGGCGCTGTGCTCGCACCGCCGGCTCGTTTGACCAACAGCTATGTGAATCAGAAGTTTTCCGTTTCGTCCAAGAGAAGGGTCGCCGAATGA
- a CDS encoding SGNH/GDSL hydrolase family protein encodes MNRSSTLRTLCACWLTATLCLGSILLWRIADGDAPNVTATLPWSGQKPASLEFTYRPSLLVMGDDYASGYGGIARNAYPYILCNAVDVNCNVDAQTGTGLLNDGRAYSPDVDRLIERLARDREWYSVDLAIIDAGRNDAQAPLTSLSRALDKYLKRVGELWPDARLVVLGPANLSKEQAPDYPLRVAAMRDVVTRHGGILIDPAAEGWYDDVDLSTIRAEDGLHPTPLGHQLIARKIAEALQRNGIIETDEG; translated from the coding sequence ATGAACCGCTCGTCCACCCTCCGGACGCTGTGCGCCTGCTGGCTCACTGCCACGTTGTGCCTGGGCTCGATTCTGTTGTGGCGTATTGCAGATGGTGACGCTCCCAACGTCACGGCGACGCTGCCCTGGAGCGGTCAGAAACCCGCATCACTGGAATTCACCTATCGTCCCTCGCTGCTCGTCATGGGCGACGACTACGCCTCCGGTTACGGCGGCATCGCGCGCAATGCGTATCCCTACATCCTCTGCAACGCCGTCGATGTGAACTGCAACGTGGATGCGCAGACCGGTACCGGCCTGTTGAACGATGGCCGCGCGTACTCGCCTGATGTGGACCGCCTGATCGAGCGTCTGGCGAGGGACCGCGAGTGGTACAGCGTCGATCTCGCGATCATCGACGCCGGACGAAATGACGCACAAGCTCCGCTGACCTCGCTGAGCAGAGCACTGGACAAGTATCTGAAGCGCGTCGGCGAGCTATGGCCCGACGCACGGCTTGTCGTGCTCGGCCCCGCGAACCTGAGCAAGGAGCAGGCGCCGGACTACCCACTGCGAGTTGCCGCGATGCGCGACGTTGTCACGCGGCACGGTGGAATTTTGATCGATCCCGCTGCAGAGGGATGGTACGACGACGTCGACCTGTCGACGATCCGAGCCGAAGACGGGCTGCATCCGACACCTCTCGGACACCAGTTGATTGCCCGCAAAATCGCGGAAGCGCTTCAGCGAAACGGAATTATCGAAACGGATGAGGGCTGA
- a CDS encoding glycosyltransferase → MRVVQVANFYGPRSGGLRTAVDRLGAEYCARGHEVFLVVPGRVSECHELTSGVVRISLPARLIPFTGGYRAVLPGRVTELLAQLAPDALEVSDRLTLRSLGEWGRRRDVVTTMISHERLDRLVGQVLPSRAARSIADAANRRTAASYDAVVCTTAFAREEFDRIEATNVVTVPLGVDLDQFHPSRRSESVRQRWASPDQTLLVHCGRLSVEKHAHRSVDTVASLRDSGVDARLVVVGEGPMRARLERQAARLPVEFTGYVGCRDTVATILATADVALAPGPHETFGLAALEALACGTPAVVSRTSALAEILTADSGAAADNDPDAIAQAVTSIISRPERLRRNDARRRAEHFTWPRAATGMLNALGAG, encoded by the coding sequence ATGCGGGTGGTGCAGGTGGCGAACTTCTACGGTCCGCGTTCGGGTGGCCTGCGCACGGCGGTAGATCGCCTTGGCGCGGAGTACTGCGCCAGGGGCCACGAGGTGTTCCTCGTCGTGCCGGGGCGGGTGTCCGAATGCCATGAGCTGACGTCGGGAGTCGTTCGAATCTCTCTGCCTGCCCGGCTGATTCCGTTCACGGGTGGCTATCGTGCGGTATTGCCGGGGCGCGTCACCGAACTACTCGCGCAGTTGGCGCCCGACGCCCTTGAAGTGTCCGACCGATTGACGCTTCGTTCGCTGGGGGAGTGGGGCCGACGCCGCGATGTGGTGACCACGATGATCTCGCACGAGCGGCTCGATCGCCTTGTCGGGCAGGTACTTCCGTCGCGTGCCGCCCGCTCGATCGCCGACGCCGCCAATCGCCGGACCGCCGCCAGTTACGACGCCGTGGTGTGTACGACGGCGTTCGCGCGGGAAGAGTTCGACAGAATCGAGGCCACGAATGTGGTCACGGTGCCACTGGGTGTCGACCTCGACCAGTTCCACCCCAGCAGGCGGTCGGAGTCGGTACGTCAGCGGTGGGCCAGTCCGGACCAGACACTGCTGGTGCACTGTGGCCGGCTATCGGTCGAGAAGCATGCCCACCGCAGTGTCGATACCGTTGCGTCGCTGCGCGATTCGGGTGTGGACGCACGCCTGGTCGTCGTTGGCGAGGGGCCGATGCGCGCCAGGCTCGAAAGACAGGCCGCACGTCTGCCTGTCGAGTTCACCGGCTACGTCGGCTGCCGCGATACGGTCGCCACCATCCTGGCGACCGCCGACGTCGCGCTCGCCCCGGGCCCGCATGAGACATTCGGACTTGCCGCTCTGGAAGCGCTGGCTTGCGGCACCCCCGCGGTGGTCTCGCGCACATCTGCGCTCGCCGAAATCCTCACCGCGGACAGCGGGGCCGCCGCGGACAACGATCCGGATGCCATCGCGCAGGCGGTGACGTCGATCATCAGCCGTCCAGAACGGTTGCGCCGCAATGATGCACGGCGCCGTGCGGAGCATTTCACCTGGCCGCGCGCGGCCACCGGAATGCTGAACGCGCTGGGCGCGGGTTAG
- a CDS encoding YoaK family protein, with translation MAGVPTGHEDIERTRTLWFALLLTLANGFLDAHTYIVRGGVFANVQTANVIFGAIATSEGKWFAALNHLWPLMAFIVGMALASHIKSGRVERFLPHALRWTIGAQAVALAIFGFVPADVPHSYVTVPISFLAAMQIGLFRNIGDLAYMPVATTGNLMRLMESWYDAFVEKNAESRRAFGVYGALISVFGLGALLGSFASVAWGVHAIWLPAGFLAFTLCLFIIDERHLR, from the coding sequence ATGGCTGGCGTGCCGACCGGGCATGAGGACATCGAGCGAACTCGGACCCTGTGGTTCGCTCTCCTGCTCACGCTGGCCAACGGATTTCTCGACGCGCACACCTACATCGTCCGCGGCGGCGTGTTCGCCAACGTGCAGACCGCCAACGTCATTTTCGGGGCCATCGCCACATCGGAGGGCAAGTGGTTCGCGGCCCTCAATCACCTATGGCCGCTGATGGCGTTCATCGTCGGCATGGCGCTCGCATCGCACATCAAGTCCGGCCGTGTCGAACGCTTTCTCCCGCACGCTCTGCGCTGGACGATCGGTGCGCAGGCGGTCGCGCTGGCGATCTTCGGATTCGTTCCCGCCGACGTGCCCCACAGCTACGTCACCGTGCCGATCTCCTTTCTCGCGGCCATGCAGATCGGGCTGTTCCGCAACATCGGCGACCTGGCCTACATGCCGGTCGCGACCACAGGCAACTTGATGCGGTTGATGGAGTCCTGGTACGACGCGTTCGTCGAGAAGAACGCGGAATCGCGGCGGGCCTTCGGTGTCTACGGTGCGCTGATCTCAGTTTTCGGCCTAGGGGCACTCCTCGGCTCGTTCGCCAGCGTCGCCTGGGGGGTGCATGCAATCTGGCTGCCCGCGGGATTCCTGGCGTTCACCCTCTGTCTGTTCATCATCGATGAACGCCACCTGCGCTGA
- a CDS encoding polysaccharide biosynthesis tyrosine autokinase: MNWRKITRRSLPIVAGVVVGLVASIAISSLLPQTYEANSRLFLGSPASADSAGAYNGDLFSQQRAATYAQLVGNRDLAVKVIDDLGLTVSPEELATQVTGAQVPKTVLMEISATDSSAQGAANLADAYANNLVAYIKRLETPVDSNQPTSVVTVVQQAETPSAPVSPSYVLNALLGMLLGAVVALLATWLANKLDKTVKSEEQLSDVTGVPVLGVLPRDSARTRTPMDASADATSPYAEAVRQLRTNFLYSQGDSPSATVAFASPTSAISTTATMTNLAIALDGIGRRPVIVDASLRDSRLVKYLADNSDRGLAQVLSGEVTIDDAIQQLPQTDVRVVFGGNCKGASSDLLASDEMAKTLNALRQWFDHILLDTPGVLGATDAAVVGLGCDAVVLVAVSGKTRVDELTRTKETLHNVGVNVVGAVLTEAR, translated from the coding sequence ATGAACTGGCGAAAGATCACCCGACGTTCGCTTCCCATAGTCGCAGGGGTTGTGGTCGGCTTGGTGGCATCGATTGCAATCAGCAGCCTGCTGCCACAGACGTACGAGGCGAACTCACGACTGTTCCTCGGGTCACCGGCGAGCGCCGATTCAGCCGGTGCCTACAACGGCGACCTGTTCTCGCAGCAGCGCGCGGCCACCTACGCCCAGTTGGTGGGGAACCGCGACCTCGCGGTCAAGGTCATCGACGATCTCGGACTGACGGTGTCACCGGAGGAACTCGCAACTCAGGTCACTGGTGCACAAGTACCGAAGACGGTGTTGATGGAGATCTCGGCGACGGACTCGTCGGCGCAGGGCGCTGCGAATCTCGCCGATGCATATGCCAATAACCTGGTCGCTTACATCAAGCGGCTGGAAACCCCGGTCGACTCCAACCAGCCGACGTCTGTGGTGACCGTTGTCCAGCAGGCGGAAACCCCGTCCGCGCCGGTATCGCCGAGCTATGTCCTGAACGCGCTCCTCGGGATGCTGTTGGGTGCCGTGGTGGCGTTGTTGGCGACGTGGTTGGCAAACAAGCTCGACAAGACCGTCAAGAGCGAGGAACAACTGTCCGATGTCACGGGGGTACCGGTGTTGGGGGTGTTGCCCCGGGATTCAGCACGCACGCGTACCCCGATGGACGCCTCGGCCGATGCTACGAGTCCCTACGCCGAGGCGGTACGACAGCTGCGTACCAATTTCCTCTATTCGCAGGGTGATTCGCCGTCAGCCACGGTGGCCTTCGCCTCGCCGACATCGGCGATATCGACGACTGCGACGATGACGAACCTCGCCATCGCCCTCGACGGGATCGGTCGTCGACCCGTGATAGTCGATGCCAGCCTTCGCGATTCGCGGTTGGTGAAGTACCTGGCCGACAATTCGGACAGGGGACTCGCCCAGGTGCTGTCGGGCGAGGTCACGATCGATGACGCGATTCAACAGCTGCCGCAAACCGATGTCCGAGTCGTGTTCGGCGGCAATTGCAAGGGTGCCTCCAGCGACCTGCTCGCATCGGATGAGATGGCCAAAACGCTGAACGCGCTGCGCCAGTGGTTTGACCACATCCTTCTCGACACGCCGGGCGTACTTGGTGCGACCGATGCGGCCGTGGTCGGGTTGGGCTGCGACGCAGTCGTACTGGTCGCTGTTTCAGGGAAGACGCGGGTCGACGAACTCACCCGAACCAAAGAAACATTGCACAACGTCGGGGTGAACGTTGTCGGCGCGGTGCTCACCGAGGCGCGGTAG
- a CDS encoding glycoside hydrolase family 71 protein — MVFAHYFPPYPISLDNVDPAVDYYSTNYLDPDGQNGQYSEFGGMLRDRPLPRAPRSAANWRELDLMQEVAQASAAGIDGFSVDILTPAASDIWVADVPAMLLRAAGLANPNFKIMLMPDMHGELKNLTPAQLAGEMAALAASPSAFRLEDGRLVVSPFYAENWSPDLWRMFLHEMKSTHGLDVALVPVFLEAREDLIDAYHDISFGMSAWGGRNPAFNPVTGFPLAAIERVRSFNQLWMQPVSMQDYRPVQKIYDEAENTTNLRNTWQIAINGDADWVQLITWNDFGEGTAFAPSVQHGTALLELNALYVAIYKTGIAPPAAYDRVFVTHRTQSVGVSTFPRQRALAALRDGSVPARDTVEALTILTGPAQVTVQVGDQTTVCDAEIGVSVCEAAIGALDNPEVEVNVRVSRGDQSVLELTSPHRILSAPSVQDLTYTMSESRVG; from the coding sequence ATGGTCTTTGCGCATTACTTTCCGCCGTACCCCATTTCGCTGGACAACGTCGATCCTGCTGTCGACTACTACTCGACGAACTACCTCGACCCCGACGGACAAAACGGCCAGTACTCCGAATTTGGAGGCATGCTTCGCGACCGGCCGCTGCCTCGCGCGCCGCGTTCGGCGGCGAACTGGCGTGAACTGGACCTGATGCAGGAGGTCGCTCAGGCTTCCGCGGCAGGGATCGACGGCTTCTCCGTGGACATCTTGACTCCTGCCGCCAGCGACATCTGGGTAGCCGACGTGCCTGCGATGCTGCTGCGTGCCGCTGGATTGGCGAACCCGAACTTCAAGATCATGCTGATGCCGGACATGCACGGTGAGCTGAAAAATCTGACACCGGCCCAGCTGGCCGGCGAGATGGCTGCCCTGGCCGCGAGTCCGTCTGCGTTCAGGCTCGAAGACGGGCGACTCGTGGTATCTCCGTTCTACGCCGAGAACTGGTCGCCCGATCTGTGGCGGATGTTCCTTCACGAGATGAAGTCGACGCACGGCTTGGACGTCGCGCTGGTGCCGGTGTTCCTCGAGGCCCGCGAAGACCTCATCGACGCGTACCACGACATCAGCTTCGGTATGTCGGCGTGGGGCGGCCGAAACCCCGCCTTCAATCCGGTGACTGGATTTCCGCTGGCAGCCATTGAGCGGGTGCGCAGCTTCAATCAGTTGTGGATGCAGCCTGTTTCGATGCAGGACTACCGTCCCGTGCAGAAGATCTACGACGAAGCCGAGAACACAACGAATCTTCGGAACACATGGCAGATCGCCATCAACGGCGACGCGGACTGGGTGCAGTTGATCACCTGGAACGACTTCGGCGAGGGCACAGCGTTTGCGCCGTCGGTCCAGCACGGCACGGCGCTGTTGGAGCTGAACGCCCTCTACGTGGCGATCTACAAAACCGGGATCGCACCGCCGGCCGCTTACGATCGGGTGTTCGTTACACACAGGACGCAGTCGGTCGGCGTCAGCACGTTCCCGAGGCAAAGGGCATTGGCGGCATTGCGCGACGGCAGCGTTCCCGCGCGCGACACTGTCGAGGCGTTGACCATCCTCACCGGGCCGGCCCAAGTGACTGTGCAGGTGGGCGATCAGACCACCGTCTGCGATGCCGAAATAGGCGTGTCCGTCTGCGAAGCGGCGATCGGTGCTCTCGACAACCCGGAGGTCGAGGTCAACGTACGGGTTTCCCGTGGCGACCAGTCGGTGCTGGAACTCACGTCTCCACACAGGATCTTGTCGGCGCCGTCCGTGCAGGACTTGACGTACACGATGTCGGAAAGCCGTGTGGGGTAG
- a CDS encoding beta-ketoacyl synthase N-terminal-like domain-containing protein has product MGDRISTGMSFAGLGAVTGYGWGKDALWNGLLSGKPAARLCRIDDDGGEESGWLARIPEGGAPEDGDGLFIRSYLSSCREAIEDAHNRGWVPGNRVGVIRGTTFGDSYAFRDFYRSYSGSRREFVGSVLTSTAISMLMKENDFHGPATEVSATCSTGLVALLTAKMWLEAGMADDVIVSTTDLSFTPEILSGFVNLGAAVIDEEPLAVCRPFQSGSRGFSPGEAAITFVMSNRVETPYFRLLGAAMTADGYHPTGMDTSFARVKESVATALSSAGVDRSEIRYLNAHGTGTEQCTKAEVTVADDIFDGDLDIYALKPLVGHCLTSAATIEIAGAALAEQHGKIPAPPAFSERHPRLIDGPTEMEDGLTLKLSMGMGGYNTAAILGSR; this is encoded by the coding sequence GTGGGCGATCGAATCTCGACGGGTATGTCCTTCGCGGGCCTTGGCGCGGTGACCGGTTACGGCTGGGGCAAAGACGCGCTGTGGAACGGCTTGTTGAGCGGCAAGCCCGCCGCTCGCCTCTGCCGTATCGACGACGATGGCGGCGAAGAATCGGGCTGGCTGGCGCGCATTCCCGAGGGTGGCGCTCCGGAAGACGGCGACGGTCTGTTCATCCGGTCGTACCTGTCCTCGTGCCGCGAGGCCATCGAGGACGCGCACAACCGCGGCTGGGTTCCCGGCAACCGCGTTGGCGTCATCCGTGGTACCACCTTCGGCGACAGCTATGCCTTCCGCGATTTCTACCGGAGCTATTCGGGCAGCCGTCGGGAATTCGTCGGCAGCGTCCTGACGTCGACGGCGATCTCGATGCTCATGAAGGAGAACGATTTTCACGGTCCGGCGACCGAGGTGAGCGCGACCTGCTCGACGGGTCTGGTAGCCCTGTTGACCGCCAAGATGTGGCTGGAAGCTGGTATGGCGGATGACGTCATCGTGTCGACGACGGATCTGTCCTTCACGCCCGAGATCCTCTCTGGCTTCGTCAATCTCGGCGCAGCGGTCATCGACGAGGAACCGTTGGCGGTCTGCCGGCCGTTCCAGTCGGGCTCTCGCGGATTCTCTCCCGGCGAGGCCGCCATCACCTTCGTGATGTCCAACCGCGTTGAAACACCGTATTTTCGACTGCTCGGGGCCGCCATGACAGCGGACGGCTATCACCCGACGGGTATGGATACGTCCTTCGCAAGGGTCAAGGAGAGTGTCGCCACAGCGTTGTCGAGTGCGGGTGTCGATCGCTCCGAGATCCGTTATCTCAACGCCCACGGCACCGGTACCGAGCAGTGCACCAAAGCCGAAGTGACCGTGGCGGACGACATTTTCGACGGGGACTTGGACATCTACGCCCTCAAGCCCCTGGTGGGGCACTGCCTCACCTCGGCAGCCACCATCGAAATCGCCGGAGCGGCGCTGGCTGAGCAGCACGGCAAGATTCCCGCGCCGCCCGCGTTCTCCGAGCGCCACCCGAGACTGATCGACGGACCGACGGAGATGGAAGACGGTCTGACCCTCAAGCTTTCGATGGGCATGGGGGGATACAACACCGCAGCGATCCTCGGATCACGATAG